The Streptomyces sp. NBC_01298 genome contains the following window.
CCCCTTCGCCGCCGACACCCGTGCGTTGCTGCGCCAGGCGACCCGGCTGTGCGCCGGGCCCCTGGGGGCGCCGGGACCTCGTGACCCGCAGGGCGCGGCAGCGGCCGTAGGGGACTACGCGGAGGCCGTCCAGCTCATCATGGACACGCTGGCCGGCTCCGCGACCCTGCTCACCCCCCTGCGCTCGGCGACGGGTGAGGTGGAGGACTACCGCATCGACGCGGCGGCGCCCGAGTCCGTGGACGTGGCCGGCCGGCGCGGCAAGGAGCTCGTGGGCCGCCGCATCCTGGAGACGTACCCCACCGTGGCGGGCACCGCCCTCTGGGAGGGGTACCTCAGGACGCTCACCACCGGAACCAGGTACGAGGGGGAACCCTTCACCTACGAGGAAGTGGTCGCGGGCGTCCCCCGGCAGTCGGTCTACTCGGTCCGGGCGTCGCGGCTCGCGGACCACCTGGTCGTGTCGTGGATCTGCCACGACACCAGCCAGCGCGAGACCCGCCGGCTGGCCGACATGCAGCGCCTCGGAAACTTGGGCTGGGCGGGCTGGAACCTGGTCACCGACACCGTCACCTGGTCGGAACAGGTCTATGCGATCTTCGACCGCGATCCGGCCCGGGGGCCGATGCCGCTGGAGGAACTCCCGGGCCACGTCGTCGCCGAGGACCTCCCGCAGCTGGGCGCGGCCGTCGAGCGGCTGCTGAGCGAGGGGCAGGCCGTCGACCAGCCGTTCCGGATCACCACCCGGCGCGGAGTGCGCCACCTGCGGATCGTCGCCGAGGCCCAGACGGACGCCGACGGCACACCCGTCGAGGTGCACGGCTTCTTCCAGGACCTGACCACGCAGCACACCATCGAGGTCGCGCTGCACGACAGCGAGCGGGCCGTCCTGCTCCAGCGGGGCATGCTCCATGCCGAACGCGCGCTCGCCGCGCGCCTCCAGGACACCCTGCTGCCGATCCCCGAGCAGTCGCTGGAACTGGCCGGTCTGTGCGTCGACGTGGCCTACGTCCCCGCCGACAGCGGGATCAACGTGGGCGGGGACTGGTACAGCGCCATCGAACTCCCCGACGAGAGCGCCCTGTTCGTCGTCGGGGACGTGGCCGGCCACGGGCTGGCCGCCGTCGGGACCATGGCCCAGCTCCGGTTCACGACCAAGGGCATGACCGTCACCGGATCTCCCCTGCCCGACGTCCTGCGCCGGCTCAACACCCTGCTGCTGCACACCGGTTCGGACCCGTCGGGCAGTGCCACCGCCACCATGGTCATGGCCCGCTACCGGCCCTGGGACGGGCGGCTGATCTGGGTGCGGGCGGGCCACCTGCCGCCCCTGCTGATCCGCGGCGACCGGGCGGAGTTCCTGGAACAGCCCCGGGGCGCCCTGCTCGGCGCGACCTTCGAAGCCTCCTACGAGCAGGCCTCCATCGACCTGCTGCCCGGCGACCACCTGCTCCTCTACACCGACGGGCTCGTGGAGGAACCGGGCGAGGACATCGAGAGCGGCCTCGGCCGCCTCGCGGAGACGGCGGTGCGGCTCCTCCGTGAGGGCCGCGGTGAAACCCTCGCGCGCACGCTCGTCACGCTGTGTACGGCCCAGCGTGACGACATCTGCGTCCTGCACATCCACGTCCCGGACGCGGAGGCACCGGAAGCGGAGGCATCGGAAGCGGATGTTCCGTAAAAAGAGGGTCAGCCTTCCCCCGTGCGGGTATATGTCCTCCTGAAGACCACGACGGTTCCCGCCGCCCGCTCAGGGCGGCCGGTGCCCACCAATCCGTCGGAGGAACCTCATGGCACCCGTTTCCAGCGAGACCACGGATCTGCTCCCCACCGACCCCCGCAGCGAGACGCCCGATGTTCCCGCGGACCCGCTCTCCGTCAGCACCGGCGAGGCGCGGACCCTGTCGGTCGCGCTCTTTCGACGGCTGAAGGAGCTGAGCGAAGGGACGCCGGAGTACTCGTACGTGCGCAATACCCTCGTCGAGCTCAACCTCAGCCTGGTGAAGTACGCGGCACGCCGCTTCCGCAACCGGTCCGAGCCGCTGGAGGACATCGTCCAGGTCGGCACGGTGGGCCTGATCAAGGCCATCAACCGGTACGACGTCGAGCGCGGGGTCGAGTTCACCACGTTCGCCATTCCCACCATCACCGGCGAGATGAAGCGGTTCTTCCGTGACACCAGCTGGTCCGTGAAGGTCCCGCGGCGCCTCCAGGAACTCCGCCTCGACATCGCCAAGACGCACGACGTGCTCGAACAGCGGCTGGGGCGGCACCCCACCGACCTGGAGCTGGCAGAGCGGCTCGGCATCACCACGGAGGAACTGGACGAGGGCCGCCGGGCGGCCAACGGCTACGTGGCGGGGTCCCTGGACGCTCCGGCGGGGACCGAGTCGGAGGCCGGTCCCCGGGGGCTGCCGCTGGGCGAGGAGGAGGCGGCGTACGACCGCATCGAATGCCTGGAGACGCTGAAGCCGCTGCTCGCCACGCTCAGTGACCGCGACCGGCTGATCCTCTCGCTGCGTTTCGGTCAGGAGCTGAACCAGTCCGAGATCGGCGACCGGCTCGGCCTCTCTCAGATGCACGTCTCACGACTGCTGAGCCGCATCATGGCCAGACTGCGGACGGGGATGCTGGAGGACGACCCCGAGAACGTGGCCGCGGGCGCGGGCCCGGCGGAATCGGGCTGACCCGGCCGACCGCACTCCTTGGACCGCACTCCTTGGACCGCACCCCTTGGACCGCACCCCTTCGACCGCACTTCGTTCGACCGGCCGCGGCGGGCTCACGCCGGGCGGGGAGACCTGCCCGGCGTCCGGGAGGGGGCCGCGCCGTTCTCCCGTAGGGCCGGTGGAGTGGCGACCTCCACCCAAACGCACTTGCCGCCGTCGAGCGGATCCGCCCCCCACGCGCTGGCCAGCCGCGTCACAATGAGCAGCCCGTGGCCGCCGGGCCGGGCCGGATCGGCCGGGAGCCGGTGGACGGGGACGACCGGACTGGGGTCCGTGACCTCGATGCGCAGCCGCTCCGCGGTGTAGCGCAGGAGCAGTGACTCAGGCCCGCCCGCGTGCATGCAGGCATTGGCCACCACTTCGGACACGAGCAGCAGCACGTCGTCCGCGGCCTCGGCCGTCTCGTTCGCGCCGGTGGCGTGCCCGTATGCGAGAACGCCGCCGCCGCTGTTGCCGCCGCTGTCGGCTGACGGCAGCCACTGCCACTCGGTCAGGGCCCGGCGGGTGAAGTCGCGGCACAGGCCGACGACGTCCGCGGTGCCGTGCAACAGCAGACGCCGGGTCCACTCCGATGACCGGCGTGCGCTCATCCGTGTTCCTCCGCTACGTGTGCCGCTGGCTCGCCAGAGCGGCCTCCACATCGGGGTGCTGCGGAAAGAGCCCGTCGGCGCCGGTGACGTGGAACATGCGTGCGACCGGCCTGTGCAGGCCGATCAGTTCGAGGCTGCCGCCCGTTTCCCGGGACGCGAGCCGGCTGTGCAACAAGACGTTGAGTCCCGTGGAATCGCAGAACGCCAGTCGGCTGAGATCGATCAGCAGGCGTCGCCCACCGCCCGCCCGGGCGGCTTCGAGAGCCGCGCGCAAGGGCTCCGCGGTGTCGTGGTCGAGCTCTCCGGCCAGGGTCAGGACGGTGGCACCGCCGAGGGGTCGCACGTCGACCGCGAAGCGGTCGTCGTCCGCCGAGGGCATCGCGTACCCCTTTCCCCCGGAGGTTCGGGTCTCGACAACGGGTATGTCCCGCGCCTACCCCGTCACGGGTCGCCAAACCCGGGCGGGGCGGTGTCGATGGGGAAGAGGGGGAGGGAGCCGGTGATCTCCAGCAGCCGCAGCATCTGGGCG
Protein-coding sequences here:
- a CDS encoding ATP-binding protein; protein product: MSARRSSEWTRRLLLHGTADVVGLCRDFTRRALTEWQWLPSADSGGNSGGGVLAYGHATGANETAEAADDVLLLVSEVVANACMHAGGPESLLLRYTAERLRIEVTDPSPVVPVHRLPADPARPGGHGLLIVTRLASAWGADPLDGGKCVWVEVATPPALRENGAAPSRTPGRSPRPA
- a CDS encoding SpoIIE family protein phosphatase codes for the protein MKGDATPVGEGAAPEVVALARVVARLRSEVVDLEGVAATTAVVERAKGVLMAQTGVAADAAYALLLERAGRSRRTVLEECWITLGQVHERRRPQGTARISLPTAPSTARSTATAVSAATGPEAEPVASAFSRRRYLTGHHDRAGELNGLLARVADGLAAARGGDDIAGLLVRVLGAATDVDAVMIYTVAAAGSLDLTGSAGIDEELAEQWRHIPPLSGVAALEAIAARRALWLEDVEQDARRYLLIGDPPERWPSRAWVPVPGEGPPRAAIGFLRTRPGPFAADTRALLRQATRLCAGPLGAPGPRDPQGAAAAVGDYAEAVQLIMDTLAGSATLLTPLRSATGEVEDYRIDAAAPESVDVAGRRGKELVGRRILETYPTVAGTALWEGYLRTLTTGTRYEGEPFTYEEVVAGVPRQSVYSVRASRLADHLVVSWICHDTSQRETRRLADMQRLGNLGWAGWNLVTDTVTWSEQVYAIFDRDPARGPMPLEELPGHVVAEDLPQLGAAVERLLSEGQAVDQPFRITTRRGVRHLRIVAEAQTDADGTPVEVHGFFQDLTTQHTIEVALHDSERAVLLQRGMLHAERALAARLQDTLLPIPEQSLELAGLCVDVAYVPADSGINVGGDWYSAIELPDESALFVVGDVAGHGLAAVGTMAQLRFTTKGMTVTGSPLPDVLRRLNTLLLHTGSDPSGSATATMVMARYRPWDGRLIWVRAGHLPPLLIRGDRAEFLEQPRGALLGATFEASYEQASIDLLPGDHLLLYTDGLVEEPGEDIESGLGRLAETAVRLLREGRGETLARTLVTLCTAQRDDICVLHIHVPDAEAPEAEASEADVP
- a CDS encoding SigB/SigF/SigG family RNA polymerase sigma factor, with amino-acid sequence MAPVSSETTDLLPTDPRSETPDVPADPLSVSTGEARTLSVALFRRLKELSEGTPEYSYVRNTLVELNLSLVKYAARRFRNRSEPLEDIVQVGTVGLIKAINRYDVERGVEFTTFAIPTITGEMKRFFRDTSWSVKVPRRLQELRLDIAKTHDVLEQRLGRHPTDLELAERLGITTEELDEGRRAANGYVAGSLDAPAGTESEAGPRGLPLGEEEAAYDRIECLETLKPLLATLSDRDRLILSLRFGQELNQSEIGDRLGLSQMHVSRLLSRIMARLRTGMLEDDPENVAAGAGPAESG
- a CDS encoding STAS domain-containing protein, which translates into the protein MPSADDDRFAVDVRPLGGATVLTLAGELDHDTAEPLRAALEAARAGGGRRLLIDLSRLAFCDSTGLNVLLHSRLASRETGGSLELIGLHRPVARMFHVTGADGLFPQHPDVEAALASQRHT